The following coding sequences lie in one Blastocatellia bacterium genomic window:
- a CDS encoding DUF2007 domain-containing protein: MPFCPKCLSEYKREITHCNECDLDLVEELTDENRIHDISDAPMVELRRFSTATEAQMIRGLLEQNDIRALIQGETSSSGLFPAATSVVLLVDGRDFSKAKELAEAYLIAEIVMDEKILVSLKKRKRRNC, translated from the coding sequence ATGCCATTTTGTCCTAAATGCCTTTCTGAGTATAAGCGAGAAATTACACATTGTAATGAATGTGACCTAGATTTAGTTGAAGAATTGACAGATGAAAACAGAATCCATGATATTAGCGATGCACCAATGGTAGAATTACGTAGGTTTTCAACTGCTACTGAAGCACAAATGATACGAGGACTTTTAGAGCAGAATGATATTCGAGCCTTAATACAAGGTGAAACTAGTAGCAGTGGTTTATTTCCAGCCGCTACATCAGTAGTTTTACTAGTAGATGGACGAGATTTTTCTAAAGCAAAAGAATTAGCAGAAGCCTACCTTATAGCAGAAATAGTTATGGATGAAAAGATATTGGTCAGCCTGAAGAAACGGAAAAGACGAAATTGCTAG